A single region of the Dunckerocampus dactyliophorus isolate RoL2022-P2 chromosome 3, RoL_Ddac_1.1, whole genome shotgun sequence genome encodes:
- the pole3 gene encoding DNA polymerase epsilon subunit 3 — MAERPEDLNLPNAVITRIIKEALPDGVNVSKEARRAISQAASVFVLYATSCANNFAMKAKRKTLNAGDVLAAMEEMEFERFLEPLREALEVYKKGQKGKKEVSEQKRKDKDKKTDSENDKSREEEEEEARMEEEPEADNEVEEEEVEN, encoded by the exons ATGGCAGAAAGGCCAGAAGATCTGAACCTTCCCAATGCGGTCATCACCCGTATCATTAAGGAGGCG CTCCCAGATGGGGTGAATGTGTCAAAAGAAGCAAGGAGAGCGATATCCCAAGCtgccagtgtgtttgtgttatatGCAACATCTTG TGCAAACAACTTTGCCATGAAGGCCAAGCGAAAAACTCTGAATGCAGGTGATGTCTTAGCGGCAATGGAGGAAATGGAATTTGAGCGATTCCTGGAGCCTCTCAGAGAAGCCTTGGAAG TGTATAAGAAGGGCCAGAagggaaagaaggaggtgtcgGAGCAGAAGCGCAAAGATAAAGACAAGAAGACGGACTCTGAGAATGACAAGAgcagggaggaggaagaggaggaggcgcGCATGGAGGAAGAGCCTGAAGCAGACAACGAGGTGGAGGAAGAAGAGGTCGAAAACTGA
- the rpl12 gene encoding 60S ribosomal protein L12 isoform X1, translating into MPPKFDPNEVKIVYMRCTGGEVGATSALAPKIGPLGLSPKKVGDDIAKATGDWKGLRITVKLTIQNRQAAIEVVPSASALIIKALKEPPRDRKKVKNIKHSGSVTFDDILGIARVMRPRSIARELSGTIKEILGTAQSVGCTIDGRPPHDVIDDINSGKIECPSE; encoded by the exons ATGCCTCCTAAGTTTGATCCCAACGAGGTTAAAATTG TGTACATGAGATGCACCGGAGGAGAAGTTGGTGCTACCTCAGCTCTGGCCCCCAAAATTGGGCCGCTGGGTctg TCTCCCAAGAAAGTTGGTGATGACATTGCCAAAGCTACTGGTGACTGGAAGGGTCTGAGGATCACAGTGAAGCTGACAATCCAGAACAGGCAGGCAGCG attGAGGTGGTCCCCTCTGCATCGGCACTTATCATCAAAGCTCTGAAGGAGCCCCCTCGTGACAGGAAGAAGGTCAAGAACA TCAAGCATAGTGGAAGTGTGACTTTTGATGACATTTTGGGCATCGCCCGCGTCATGAGGCCTCGCTCCATCGCAAGAGAGCTCTCCG GAACCATCAAGGAGATTCTGGGTACTGCTCAGTCTGTTGGCTGCACCATTGATGGTCGTCCTCCGCATGATGTCATTGATGACATCAACAGCGGCAAAATCGAGTGCCCATCTGAGTAA
- the rpl12 gene encoding 60S ribosomal protein L12 isoform X2: MRCTGGEVGATSALAPKIGPLGLSPKKVGDDIAKATGDWKGLRITVKLTIQNRQAAIEVVPSASALIIKALKEPPRDRKKVKNIKHSGSVTFDDILGIARVMRPRSIARELSGTIKEILGTAQSVGCTIDGRPPHDVIDDINSGKIECPSE; this comes from the exons ATGAGATGCACCGGAGGAGAAGTTGGTGCTACCTCAGCTCTGGCCCCCAAAATTGGGCCGCTGGGTctg TCTCCCAAGAAAGTTGGTGATGACATTGCCAAAGCTACTGGTGACTGGAAGGGTCTGAGGATCACAGTGAAGCTGACAATCCAGAACAGGCAGGCAGCG attGAGGTGGTCCCCTCTGCATCGGCACTTATCATCAAAGCTCTGAAGGAGCCCCCTCGTGACAGGAAGAAGGTCAAGAACA TCAAGCATAGTGGAAGTGTGACTTTTGATGACATTTTGGGCATCGCCCGCGTCATGAGGCCTCGCTCCATCGCAAGAGAGCTCTCCG GAACCATCAAGGAGATTCTGGGTACTGCTCAGTCTGTTGGCTGCACCATTGATGGTCGTCCTCCGCATGATGTCATTGATGACATCAACAGCGGCAAAATCGAGTGCCCATCTGAGTAA
- the LOC129179025 gene encoding potassium voltage-gated channel subfamily G member 4-like → MPIISNANHDFSTYSISSDDSSLDRFFTEIPETETIKGVYFKRAQLLRDPKASYVVDHTLQVLINVGGNRYTFPWSTLEQFPQSRLGRLRFCTTPEEIAHVCDDYDETCKEYFFDRNPTAFRVILNFLAAGKLRLLRELCAVSLHDELDYWGVDPGHMERCCRRRMITRVDEVAERDRKEEEWRQKRMMLKKSPADVERGYRKLIWMLREVVENPHSGLAGKIFACLSVIMVLVTVVSLCISTMPDLRDEETRGECSQKCRSMFVVESICVAWFTLEFVLRFINAQSKLAFARGPLNIIDAIAILPYYVSLVVDVRDESQEEVVMGAGRGYLDKLSLILRLLRALRILYVMRLARHSLGLQTLGLTMQRSMREFGLLLLFVCVAVTLYSPLVHLAESELAPYAATHPQHSFSSIPATYWWAIISMTTVGYGDMIPRSIPGQMVALTSILSGILIMAFPATSIFHTFSRSYQELKQDYDRLSKEERGEEMAEESDQTGFKSVDLTSLRSVHHFDRVTDKDNNSTLPCTAF, encoded by the exons ATGCCGATAATCAGCAATGCCAACCATGACTTCAGCACCTACTCGATAAGCAGTGATGACAGTAGCCTCGACCGATTCTTCACTGAGATCCCTGAGACAGAGACCATCAAGGGAGTATATTTTAAGCGGGCCCAGCTACTGCGTGACCCCAAGGCCTCATATGTGGTTGATCACACCCTTCAGGTTCTCATCAATGTTGGGGGAAACCGATACACCTTCCCCTGGAGCACGTTGGAGCAATTTCCCCAGAGTCGCCTGGGACGCCTGCGCTTCTGTACCACGCCAGAGGAGATCGCACACGTCTGCGACGACTACGACGAGACATGCAAGGAGTACTTCTTTGACCGCAACCCGACAGCTTTCCGGGTCATCCTCAACTTCTTAGCAGCGGGAAAACTGCGTCTGCTGCGGGAACTGTGTGCCGTATCCCTGCACGACGAGCTGGACTACTGGGGTGTCGATCCGGGTCATATGGAGCGGTGCTGCCGCCGTCGCATGATCACCCGCGTGGACGAGGTGGCTGAGCGAGACCGCAAGGAAGAGGAATGGAGACAGAAGAGGATGATGCTGAAGAAAAGCCCAGCAGACGTTGAGAGAGGCTACCGCAAGCTGATCTGGATGCTGCGAGAAGTGGTGGAAAACCCTCACTCGGGGTTGGCGGGGAAGATATTCGCCTGCCTCTCCGTCATCATGGTGCTAGTCACTGTGGTCAGCCTCTGTATCAGCACCATGCCAGACCTCAGGGATGAAGAAACTAGG GGAGAGTGCTCCCAGAAGTGTCGCAGCATGTTTGTGGTGGAGTCCATCTGTGTCGCCTGGTTCACTTTAGAATTTGTGCTGCGATTTATAAACGCCCAGAGTAAGCTGGCCTTTGCTCGTGGTCCCCTCAACATAATCGATGCTATCGCCATCCTGCCGTACTACGTGTCCCTGGTTGTGGATGTCAGAGATGAGTCTCAGGAGGAAGTCGTCATGGGAGCTGGCAGAGGCTACCTGGACAAATTAAGTCTCATTCTTCGCCTTCTGCGAGCGCTGCGCATCCTGTATGTGATGCGGCTGGCTCGTCACTCCCTGGGCTTGCAGACCCTGGGACTGACCATGCAGCGGAGCATGAGGGAGTTTGGGCTACTGCTGCTATTCGTGTGCGTGGCCGTCACTCTCTACTCACCCTTGGTCCACCTTGCAGAGAGCGAACTTGCGCCTTACGCCGCGACTCATCCACAACACAGCTTCAGCAGCATCCCGGCCACTTACTGGTGGGCAATCATCTCTATGACAACAGTTGGCTATGGAGACATGATTCCGCGCAGCATCCCTGGACAGATGGTGGCATTAACTAGTATCCTGAGTGGAATACTCATTATGGCATTCCCAGCTACGTCCATCTTCCATACCTTTTCTCGCTCCTACCAGGAGCTGAAGCAGGACTATGACAGGCTTTCGAAGGAGGAGAGAGGCGAGGAAATGGCAGAAGAGTCAGACCAGACGGGCTTCAAATCAGTTGATCTCACATCTCTACGCAGCGTTCATCACTTTGATCGAGTGACAGACAAGGATAATAATTCTACTCTTCCATGTACAGCTTTCTAA